The Streptomyces sp. NBC_01775 genome includes a region encoding these proteins:
- a CDS encoding DUF3152 domain-containing protein, translating into MPGAWPTGYREEHRADGRFAQPRTGGPSARNGAPDEAGIPAGQRGPGEPPDEPLAPLAPIPPPEEKGGKSRAFTGIAAAAITTVLAFIIAAQVTGDHHGRDSSERGVNTGKRSVGGDHAAGGERADRASRPSPGDARPEPLPYDAKMAQRYPLADDFKGSGHFATVAGHEKGPSKGRVVRYRVDIEQGLPLESGLFAQAVHKTLNDKRSWAHGGDRSFERVSTGKADFVITLASPRTTDVWCAKSGLDTSEEKVSCDSATTDRVMINAFRWARGAPTYGPGKMHSYRQMLINHEVGHRLGHGHVGCSKDGKPAPVMMQQTKFLSTDGATCKPNAWPHPRG; encoded by the coding sequence GTGCCCGGCGCGTGGCCGACCGGATACCGCGAGGAACACCGGGCGGACGGCCGCTTCGCGCAGCCACGCACCGGAGGGCCCAGCGCCCGTAACGGCGCACCGGATGAAGCAGGAATTCCCGCCGGACAGCGCGGGCCGGGCGAGCCGCCGGATGAACCGCTGGCACCGCTCGCACCGATTCCGCCGCCTGAGGAGAAGGGCGGGAAGAGCCGTGCGTTCACCGGCATCGCCGCCGCCGCCATCACGACGGTGCTGGCGTTCATCATCGCCGCACAGGTCACGGGCGATCACCACGGACGGGACAGCTCCGAACGGGGAGTGAACACGGGGAAGCGCTCCGTCGGCGGGGATCATGCCGCCGGTGGGGAGCGTGCCGACCGGGCGTCCCGCCCGTCCCCGGGCGATGCCCGGCCCGAACCCCTCCCGTACGACGCCAAGATGGCCCAGCGCTATCCCCTGGCGGACGACTTCAAGGGCTCGGGGCACTTCGCGACCGTCGCAGGTCACGAGAAGGGCCCGAGCAAGGGCCGCGTGGTGCGCTACCGCGTCGACATCGAGCAGGGACTCCCGCTGGAGAGCGGGCTGTTCGCGCAGGCCGTCCACAAGACGCTCAACGACAAGCGCAGCTGGGCGCACGGCGGTGACCGCAGCTTCGAGCGGGTCTCCACCGGCAAGGCCGACTTCGTCATCACCCTGGCCAGCCCGCGCACCACGGATGTGTGGTGCGCCAAATCGGGCCTGGACACCAGCGAGGAGAAGGTCTCCTGCGACTCGGCGACCACTGATCGCGTCATGATCAACGCCTTCCGCTGGGCACGCGGAGCGCCGACGTACGGCCCCGGGAAGATGCACTCCTACCGGCAGATGCTCATCAACCACGAGGTGGGCCATCGGCTCGGCCACGGCCACGTCGGCTGTTCCAAGGACGGCAAGCCCGCGCCGGTGATGATGCAGCAGACCAAGTTCCTGTCCACCGACGGGGCCACCTGCAAGCCCAACGCCTGGCCGCACCCGCGCGGCTGA
- a CDS encoding DUF3492 domain-containing protein, with amino-acid sequence MRIALLTEGGYPYARGESALWCERLLRGLESHEFEVYALSRSARQEDAGWRELPGNVARVRTAPLWGAGPAGAGARGAAFEGSYGRRERRRFREHFSALAEAICTPETDDPGEQAAATRASDVSGGSEGPGRASGGSAGTAPSSSSAAEQADRFAAGLYGLAQLAGECGGLASALRSEHAVRILESACRAPGALRAVHSAQVSDLLAVTERLERALRPLSLDWYGTRDGDPGLSAADLCHAVGGGPAALPGLLAKRVFGVPLLITEYGVRLREHYLASAAGAVAPAVAGAPVRALLASFQGRLVKEAYAQAQLITPGNAHARRWQERCGARPERLRTVYPGMDATPFEAVGEQATDLPPSDGPRRAGVPTLVWVGRSAPAKDLIALLHAFARVRELVPGARLRLVDTGAADERLARVGRGEGASGDGYLAHCRALAARLFPDEAPDDRSEGTSPVSFEELGSPGAPTLADAYAAGDVVALSSVVEGFPVSLVEAMFCGRATVSTDVGAVCEAIGGTGLVVPPRNPRALGDACAALLCDPARAARLGAAARARALELFTVRQNVEAFRGIYLELMSHCPVNRQESGGERGAAPEDGTRLFARPAESHVPGRWASAARRAVTAGGRRAPGSRPERPTGTRSQDDDEPHVPSWARPEGAVAEREERGGRTTGAGAVSAGAHGAGAEACAPVAVGADAGEAKTP; translated from the coding sequence GTGCGCATCGCACTGCTTACGGAGGGTGGTTACCCCTATGCGAGGGGTGAGTCCGCGCTGTGGTGCGAGCGCCTGCTGCGCGGCCTGGAAAGCCATGAGTTCGAGGTCTACGCCCTCAGCCGCAGCGCCCGCCAGGAGGACGCGGGCTGGCGCGAGCTGCCCGGCAACGTCGCCCGCGTGCGCACGGCGCCCCTGTGGGGCGCGGGCCCGGCCGGAGCGGGAGCGCGCGGGGCGGCCTTCGAGGGCTCCTACGGGCGGCGCGAACGACGGCGATTCCGCGAGCACTTCTCGGCCCTGGCCGAGGCCATCTGCACACCCGAGACGGACGACCCGGGCGAGCAGGCGGCAGCGACGCGTGCCTCAGACGTCTCCGGCGGCTCAGAGGGCCCCGGGCGCGCCTCGGGTGGCTCCGCCGGGACCGCTCCGTCCAGTTCCTCCGCCGCCGAGCAGGCGGACCGTTTCGCCGCAGGTCTGTACGGGCTGGCCCAACTGGCCGGCGAGTGCGGAGGGCTGGCCTCGGCCCTCCGCTCCGAACATGCCGTACGCATCCTGGAGTCCGCCTGCCGCGCGCCGGGAGCGCTGCGTGCCGTGCACTCCGCGCAGGTCTCCGACCTCCTCGCGGTCACCGAGCGCCTGGAGCGCGCGCTGCGCCCGCTCTCCCTGGACTGGTACGGGACGCGGGACGGCGACCCGGGGCTCTCGGCCGCCGACCTGTGCCACGCCGTCGGCGGCGGCCCAGCGGCGCTTCCCGGGCTGCTGGCCAAGCGCGTCTTCGGCGTTCCGCTGCTGATCACTGAATACGGCGTACGGCTGCGCGAGCACTACCTGGCGAGCGCGGCGGGCGCCGTCGCCCCGGCGGTCGCGGGCGCGCCTGTGCGCGCCCTGCTCGCCTCGTTCCAGGGCCGGCTGGTCAAGGAGGCGTACGCACAGGCGCAGTTGATCACTCCGGGGAACGCGCACGCGCGGCGCTGGCAGGAGCGGTGCGGCGCGCGCCCCGAGCGGCTGCGCACCGTCTATCCCGGGATGGACGCCACCCCTTTCGAGGCGGTCGGTGAGCAGGCCACGGACCTGCCGCCCTCCGACGGGCCGAGGCGCGCGGGCGTACCGACGCTGGTGTGGGTCGGCAGGAGCGCCCCCGCCAAGGACCTGATCGCCCTCCTGCACGCCTTCGCGCGGGTCCGCGAACTCGTCCCCGGCGCGCGGCTGCGGCTCGTGGACACCGGCGCGGCGGACGAGCGTCTTGCCCGCGTGGGCCGGGGCGAGGGGGCGTCGGGAGACGGCTATCTGGCGCACTGCCGGGCCCTGGCCGCGCGGCTTTTCCCCGACGAGGCACCGGATGACAGGTCCGAGGGCACGAGCCCGGTCTCCTTCGAGGAGTTGGGCAGCCCGGGGGCCCCGACGCTCGCCGACGCCTACGCGGCGGGTGACGTCGTGGCCCTGTCGAGTGTGGTCGAGGGCTTCCCCGTCTCGCTGGTGGAGGCGATGTTCTGCGGGCGGGCCACGGTTTCCACTGATGTGGGGGCGGTGTGCGAGGCGATCGGCGGCACCGGGCTGGTCGTCCCGCCCCGCAACCCGCGCGCGCTCGGTGATGCCTGCGCCGCGCTGTTGTGCGACCCGGCGCGTGCAGCCCGCCTGGGCGCCGCGGCACGCGCGAGGGCGCTGGAGCTGTTCACGGTGCGGCAGAACGTCGAGGCGTTCCGCGGTATCTACCTGGAGCTGATGTCCCACTGTCCCGTCAACAGGCAGGAGAGCGGCGGGGAGCGGGGCGCCGCACCGGAGGATGGCACGCGGCTGTTCGCGCGGCCCGCCGAGTCCCATGTGCCCGGCCGCTGGGCGAGCGCGGCACGGCGCGCGGTGACCGCGGGCGGGCGCCGGGCACCGGGCAGCCGCCCCGAGCGCCCCACAGGGACGCGCTCCCAGGACGATGACGAGCCACACGTCCCGAGCTGGGCGAGGCCGGAGGGGGCCGTCGCTGAGCGGGAGGAGCGTGGGGGGCGTACGACGGGTGCTGGTGCTGTTAGCGCCGGTGCTCATGGTGCCGGTGCTGAGGCCTGCGCGCCCGTCGCGGTCGGGGCGGACGCGGGGGAGGCGAAGACTCCGTGA
- a CDS encoding NAD-dependent epimerase/dehydratase family protein — MRVLLLGATGYLGRFVADRLLADPAVQLTALGRGDESDVRFDLSTGSPGALTRFLDAVHPGVVINCAGATRGGGRELIRHNVVATATVCESLRRSGCGARLVHVGCAAEYGPSQAGSSTGEDAVPRPGGPYGVSKLAGTELVLASGLDAVVLRVFSPIGPGTPAGSPLGRLAEAMRRTMQQGDSELKLSGLGIQRDFVDVRDISRAVHAASLSAAQGVVNIGTGRAVRLRDAASLLARVAGYTGAVHDHGPGQIPADSLAGGPGGPGGPAGVAGPGGLGGPGGGVHGGVQGGVHGVLGNGLGSGLGGNAPVIPPQAHSTQTHGVQHPAPAAPPYPDGCGAWQQADVRTARDRLGWRPRIGLEESLADIWMEAACRI; from the coding sequence ATGAGGGTGCTGCTTCTCGGGGCCACCGGATACCTGGGTCGCTTCGTCGCCGACCGGCTGCTGGCCGACCCCGCCGTACAGCTCACCGCGCTCGGCAGGGGCGACGAATCGGATGTGCGCTTCGACCTGTCGACCGGCAGTCCGGGCGCGCTCACCCGTTTCCTGGACGCCGTGCATCCGGGCGTCGTCATCAACTGCGCCGGCGCGACCAGGGGCGGCGGTCGCGAGCTGATCCGGCACAACGTCGTGGCCACGGCGACCGTCTGTGAGTCCCTGCGTCGCAGCGGCTGCGGCGCACGCCTGGTGCACGTGGGCTGCGCCGCCGAGTACGGCCCTTCGCAGGCCGGATCCTCCACGGGTGAGGACGCCGTGCCGCGCCCCGGGGGCCCGTACGGTGTCAGCAAGCTGGCGGGCACGGAGCTGGTGCTCGCCTCCGGCCTGGATGCCGTCGTACTGCGTGTCTTCTCGCCCATCGGCCCCGGCACCCCGGCCGGCTCGCCGCTCGGACGGCTGGCCGAGGCGATGCGCCGCACGATGCAGCAGGGCGACAGCGAGCTGAAGCTGAGCGGCCTGGGGATCCAGCGCGACTTCGTGGACGTACGCGACATCTCACGCGCCGTGCACGCCGCCTCGCTCTCCGCGGCGCAGGGCGTCGTCAATATCGGTACGGGCAGGGCCGTGCGGCTGCGCGACGCCGCCTCGCTGCTCGCCCGCGTTGCCGGATACACGGGCGCGGTGCACGACCACGGCCCCGGCCAGATCCCGGCCGACAGCCTCGCGGGAGGTCCTGGCGGCCCGGGAGGCCCCGCGGGGGTGGCCGGGCCCGGCGGGCTCGGAGGACCGGGGGGCGGTGTCCACGGCGGCGTCCAAGGCGGCGTCCACGGGGTCCTGGGCAACGGTCTGGGCAGCGGCCTTGGCGGGAACGCGCCCGTGATCCCGCCGCAGGCACACAGCACCCAGACGCACGGCGTCCAGCATCCGGCCCCGGCAGCCCCGCCGTACCCGGACGGCTGCGGGGCCTGGCAGCAGGCGGACGTGCGCACGGCCCGCGACCGGCTCGGCTGGCGGCCCCGTATCGGCCTGGAGGAGTCGCTGGCCGACATCTGGATGGAGGCGGCATGCCGCATCTGA